The following are encoded in a window of Pseudomonas sp. JQ170C genomic DNA:
- a CDS encoding paraquat-inducible protein A: protein MRAIDAGILICGECHELNRQEPECASQTCSRCGAIVHARRPNSLVRTWALLLTSAILYIPANVLPIMTVSALGQGSPDTIMSGVITLMKLGMWPIAAVVFIASILVPTFKLVGIALLLYSVQRHQPLSARQRILMYRFIEFIGRWSMLDIFVIAILVAVVNFGRIASVEANLGAVAFASVVILTMLAAVTFDPRLIWDNTESDDDHE, encoded by the coding sequence ATGCGTGCGATTGATGCCGGGATTCTGATTTGTGGCGAATGCCATGAGCTGAATCGCCAGGAGCCAGAGTGTGCTTCACAAACTTGCAGCCGATGCGGGGCCATAGTGCATGCACGGCGGCCCAACAGCCTGGTAAGAACCTGGGCACTGCTGCTTACCTCGGCCATTCTGTACATCCCTGCCAACGTGCTGCCGATCATGACGGTCAGCGCCCTGGGGCAGGGCAGCCCGGACACCATCATGTCCGGCGTCATCACCCTGATGAAACTCGGCATGTGGCCGATCGCTGCGGTGGTGTTCATCGCCAGTATTCTGGTGCCGACCTTCAAGCTGGTGGGTATCGCCTTGCTGCTTTATTCGGTGCAGCGCCATCAACCCCTGTCCGCTCGGCAGCGGATCCTGATGTACCGCTTCATCGAGTTTATTGGACGCTGGTCGATGCTCGACATATTCGTCATAGCCATTCTGGTGGCCGTGGTGAATTTCGGCAGGATTGCGAGTGTCGAAGCCAATCTGGGTGCCGTCGCCTTCGCCAGTGTGGTGATTCTGACGATGCTTGCTGCAGTAACTTTTGACCCCCGACTGATTTGGGATAACACGGAGTCGGATGACGACCATGAGTGA
- a CDS encoding paraquat-inducible protein A: MTEPADSHQLADLPLDQLVACHECDLLMRKPVLKQDEKAHCPRCGYELYAHRHNVVQRSLALVLAALLLYVPANFLPIMQLHLLGQTSDDTVWSGVVGLYNTGMKGVAVVVFLCSMAIPLLKLLCQLAVLLSIRLDIGRSYGLLLYRIYHHLRDWGMLEVYFMGVLVAMVKLVDLAELSLGLGLACFISLLLVQVWLEVVMSPHQIWSALSGEDLHACD; this comes from the coding sequence ATGACTGAACCTGCCGATTCTCATCAGCTCGCAGACCTGCCTCTGGATCAGTTGGTGGCGTGTCACGAATGCGATCTGCTGATGCGCAAGCCTGTCCTCAAACAGGACGAAAAAGCGCATTGTCCGCGCTGCGGTTACGAGCTCTACGCGCACCGCCACAATGTCGTCCAGCGCAGCCTGGCGCTGGTGCTCGCTGCCTTGCTTCTATATGTCCCTGCAAACTTTCTTCCCATCATGCAGCTCCACCTCTTGGGCCAAACCTCTGACGATACCGTCTGGAGTGGCGTCGTAGGGCTCTATAACACCGGTATGAAAGGTGTGGCGGTGGTTGTATTTCTTTGCAGCATGGCCATCCCCCTTCTCAAGCTGTTGTGCCAGTTGGCGGTGCTGTTGAGCATTCGACTGGACATTGGGCGCAGCTACGGATTGTTGCTGTACCGGATTTATCACCATTTGCGCGACTGGGGCATGCTCGAGGTGTATTTCATGGGCGTGCTGGTAGCAATGGTCAAGCTGGTCGATCTGGCAGAGCTGAGTCTCGGACTGGGATTGGCCTGCTTTATCAGTTTGTTGTTGGTGCAGGTGTGGCTGGAGGTGGTGATGTCACCCCACCAGATCTGGAGTGCTTTATCGGGGGAAGACCTGCATGCGTGCGATTGA
- the msrQ gene encoding protein-methionine-sulfoxide reductase heme-binding subunit MsrQ — protein sequence MRYPLFRLGIFILASIWPLWWLYEAAMNALGPDPGKILVDRLGLGALIFLLITLSITPLQRLTGWAGWIVSRRQLGLWCFAYIVLHMSAYMVFVLGLDWGQLGVELSKRPYIIVGALGFLGLLALAVTSNRYSQRRLGARWKKLHKLIYVILVLGLLHFLWIVRADLKEWAVYAAIGAFLLALRIPLLARRIPRLANSKATPATKA from the coding sequence ATGCGCTATCCACTGTTTCGCCTGGGCATCTTCATCCTGGCCAGCATTTGGCCGCTTTGGTGGCTGTATGAGGCTGCCATGAATGCGCTGGGTCCGGACCCTGGCAAGATCCTGGTCGATCGATTGGGGTTAGGGGCACTGATCTTTCTGCTTATTACCTTGTCCATCACCCCCCTGCAGCGATTGACAGGGTGGGCGGGGTGGATCGTCTCGCGCCGGCAGCTGGGATTGTGGTGCTTTGCTTATATAGTGCTGCACATGAGCGCCTATATGGTGTTCGTCCTCGGGCTGGACTGGGGGCAATTGGGCGTGGAACTGAGCAAAAGGCCCTACATCATTGTTGGTGCGCTGGGATTCCTGGGGTTGCTGGCGTTGGCGGTGACATCCAATCGCTACAGTCAACGGCGCCTGGGCGCGCGTTGGAAGAAGTTGCACAAGCTGATTTACGTAATTCTTGTCTTGGGGTTGCTGCACTTCCTATGGATCGTGCGTGCCGATCTCAAGGAGTGGGCAGTGTATGCAGCAATCGGGGCTTTTCTGTTGGCGCTGCGTATTCCCCTGCTTGCACGGCGTATACCAAGACTGGCGAATTCAAAAGCAACGCCTGCAACAAAAGCCTGA
- the msrP gene encoding protein-methionine-sulfoxide reductase catalytic subunit MsrP, whose translation MLIKLSKASDCKTSDITPESLYVSRRSLLGGSAAAWAVSLLPRWASAAEMSRYADVEAGAAPGWFNDKLAVTRWQAVTAPGEAITPYKDATHYNNFYEFGADKGDPAENAGSLKVQPWTVVVDGEVGKPGRYALEDFMSPYQLEERIYRLRCVEAWSMVIPWLGFPLSAVLKQVEPTSKAKFIRFETLQDPSSMPGQRSNFALIDWPYVEGLRLDEAMNPLAILAVGMYGRELPNQNGAPLRLVVPWKYGFKSIKSIVRISLVAEQPRTTWQAIAPEEYGFYANVNPDVDHPRWTQARERRLPSGLFSPNVRTTQMFNGYAEEVAGLYSGLDLRKNY comes from the coding sequence ATGCTCATCAAGCTGTCCAAAGCCTCCGATTGCAAAACGTCGGACATTACTCCCGAATCCCTTTATGTCTCGCGCCGTTCACTGCTTGGTGGATCTGCGGCCGCGTGGGCGGTCTCGCTACTGCCGCGCTGGGCCAGCGCTGCCGAAATGTCGCGCTATGCAGATGTCGAAGCGGGGGCTGCGCCAGGCTGGTTCAATGACAAGCTGGCCGTCACGCGCTGGCAGGCGGTAACCGCGCCAGGGGAGGCCATTACGCCTTATAAAGACGCGACGCATTACAACAACTTCTATGAGTTCGGTGCCGACAAGGGCGATCCGGCCGAAAACGCCGGCAGTCTCAAGGTGCAACCCTGGACCGTGGTGGTTGATGGGGAAGTGGGCAAGCCAGGGCGCTATGCGCTGGAAGACTTCATGAGCCCTTATCAACTTGAAGAGCGGATCTATCGGCTGCGCTGTGTCGAGGCCTGGTCGATGGTCATTCCCTGGCTGGGCTTCCCCTTGTCTGCAGTGCTCAAGCAAGTGGAGCCGACGTCCAAGGCGAAATTCATTCGCTTTGAAACCCTGCAAGACCCTTCAAGCATGCCTGGGCAACGTTCCAACTTTGCCTTGATCGATTGGCCGTATGTAGAGGGGCTGCGCCTGGATGAGGCAATGAACCCGTTGGCGATACTGGCGGTGGGGATGTATGGGCGCGAACTGCCCAATCAGAACGGCGCGCCGCTGCGGTTGGTGGTGCCGTGGAAGTATGGGTTCAAGAGCATCAAGTCCATTGTGCGTATCAGTTTGGTAGCAGAGCAGCCACGTACTACCTGGCAAGCCATAGCGCCTGAAGAGTATGGCTTCTATGCCAACGTCAATCCCGATGTCGATCATCCTCGCTGGACGCAGGCGCGTGAGCGGCGACTGCCCAGTGGCCTGTTCAGTCCCAACGTGCGTACTACCCAGATGTTCAACGGTTACGCCGAGGAAGTGGCGGGGCTGTATAGCGGCCTTGATCTGCGGAAGAACTACTGA
- the pssA gene encoding CDP-diacylglycerol--serine O-phosphatidyltransferase, with amino-acid sequence MSERPEEPNKASDAESLLPIDEHVEEGHDAEGRKVRHRGIYLLPNLFTTANLFAGFYSIINSMSAQAALSAGDPREASKYFAFAAIAIFVAMVLDGLDGRVARMTNTQSAFGAEYDSLSDMVAFGVAPALLAFGWALGDMGKVGWMVAFIYVAGAALRLARFNTQVGTADKRYFIGLASPAAAGVVAGTVWAFSDYGIQGSKLSFLVALLVAAAGMLMVSNIKYNSFKELDLKGRVPFVAILAVVLVFAVVFSDPPRILLLVFLGYAASGPVQYLLRIRRRKNIE; translated from the coding sequence ATGAGCGAACGTCCCGAAGAGCCGAACAAGGCCTCTGACGCCGAAAGCCTGCTACCGATCGATGAGCATGTTGAAGAAGGGCATGACGCCGAAGGACGCAAGGTTCGGCATCGCGGCATCTATCTGCTGCCCAATCTCTTCACCACGGCGAACCTGTTCGCCGGTTTCTACTCCATCATCAACTCCATGAGCGCCCAGGCTGCCCTGAGTGCCGGTGATCCACGCGAGGCGAGCAAGTATTTCGCCTTTGCTGCCATCGCCATTTTCGTGGCCATGGTCCTCGACGGCCTTGATGGCCGCGTGGCCCGCATGACCAACACCCAGAGTGCCTTCGGTGCCGAGTATGACTCGCTGTCGGACATGGTCGCCTTTGGTGTGGCTCCCGCACTGCTGGCGTTCGGTTGGGCGCTCGGTGACATGGGCAAGGTCGGCTGGATGGTCGCCTTCATCTATGTTGCCGGTGCTGCGCTGCGTCTGGCACGGTTCAACACGCAAGTCGGCACGGCTGACAAACGTTACTTCATCGGTCTGGCCAGTCCGGCAGCGGCGGGTGTAGTAGCGGGTACCGTCTGGGCCTTCAGCGACTACGGTATCCAGGGCTCGAAACTCTCGTTCCTGGTCGCTTTGCTGGTGGCCGCGGCGGGTATGCTGATGGTCAGCAACATCAAGTACAACAGCTTCAAGGAGCTGGACCTCAAGGGGCGCGTACCGTTCGTAGCGATCCTCGCGGTGGTGCTGGTGTTCGCGGTAGTCTTCAGTGATCCACCGCGCATTCTGCTGCTGGTGTTCCTTGGCTATGCGGCATCCGGCCCGGTGCAGTACCTGCTGCGCATCCGCCGCCGGAAAAACATCGAGTGA
- the ilvC gene encoding ketol-acid reductoisomerase — MKVFYDKDCDLSIIQGKKVAIIGYGSQGHAQACNLKDSGVDVTVGLRKGSATVAKAEAHGLKVADVATAVAGADLVMILTPDEFQSQLYKTEVEPNIKKGATLAFSHGFAIHYNQVVPRADLDVIMIAPKAPGHTVRSEFVKGGGIPDLIAIYQDASGNAKNVALSYAAGVGGGRTGIIETTFKDETETDLFGEQAVLCGGTVELVKAGFETLVEAGYAPEMAYFECLHELKLIVDLMYEGGIANMNYSISNNAEYGEYVTGPEVINAESRQAMRNALKRIQDGEYAKMFISEGATGYPSMTAKRRNNAAHGIEVIGEQLRSMMPWIAANKIVDKAKN; from the coding sequence ATGAAAGTTTTCTACGATAAAGACTGCGACCTTTCGATCATCCAGGGCAAGAAAGTTGCCATCATCGGTTACGGCTCCCAAGGTCACGCCCAAGCGTGCAACCTGAAAGACTCCGGTGTGGATGTCACTGTCGGTCTTCGTAAAGGTTCGGCTACCGTTGCCAAGGCTGAGGCCCACGGCCTTAAAGTTGCCGACGTGGCAACCGCTGTTGCAGGTGCCGACCTGGTCATGATCCTGACCCCGGACGAGTTCCAGTCCCAGCTGTACAAGACCGAAGTCGAGCCGAACATCAAGAAGGGCGCCACCCTGGCCTTCTCCCACGGTTTCGCCATCCACTACAACCAGGTTGTGCCACGCGCTGACCTGGACGTGATCATGATCGCGCCAAAAGCGCCGGGTCACACCGTACGTTCCGAGTTCGTCAAAGGCGGCGGCATCCCTGACCTGATCGCTATCTACCAGGACGCTTCGGGCAACGCCAAGAACGTCGCCCTGTCCTACGCTGCAGGCGTTGGTGGCGGCCGTACCGGTATCATCGAAACCACCTTCAAGGACGAGACTGAAACCGACCTGTTCGGCGAGCAGGCTGTTCTGTGTGGCGGTACCGTCGAGCTGGTCAAAGCCGGCTTTGAAACCCTGGTTGAAGCAGGCTACGCGCCAGAAATGGCTTACTTCGAGTGCTTGCACGAACTGAAGCTGATCGTTGACCTCATGTACGAAGGCGGTATCGCCAACATGAACTACTCGATCTCCAACAACGCCGAGTACGGCGAGTACGTGACCGGCCCAGAAGTCATCAACGCCGAATCCCGTCAGGCCATGCGCAATGCTCTGAAGCGCATCCAGGACGGCGAATACGCGAAGATGTTCATCAGCGAAGGCGCTACCGGCTACCCATCGATGACCGCCAAGCGTCGTAACAACGCTGCTCACGGCATCGAAGTCATCGGCGAGCAACTGCGCTCGATGATGCCTTGGATCGCAGCCAACAAGATCGTTGACAAGGCCAAGAACTAA
- the ilvN gene encoding acetolactate synthase small subunit, protein MRHIISLLLENEPGALSRVVGLFSQRNYNIESLTVAPTEDPTLSRLTLTTVGHDEVIEQITKNLNKLVEVVKLVDLSESAHIERELMLVKVKATGAQRAEIKRTTDIYRGQIVDVSSSVYTVQLTGASDKLDSFIQAIGTASILETVRSGVTGIARGDKVLSI, encoded by the coding sequence ATGCGGCACATTATTTCCCTGCTGTTGGAAAACGAACCCGGTGCCTTGTCTCGCGTGGTCGGTCTGTTCTCGCAGCGTAACTACAACATCGAAAGCCTGACCGTAGCACCAACCGAAGACCCGACCCTGTCGCGTCTGACGTTGACCACGGTCGGTCATGATGAGGTGATTGAGCAGATCACCAAAAACCTGAACAAGCTGGTTGAAGTCGTGAAGCTTGTCGACCTCTCGGAAAGCGCGCACATCGAACGTGAGTTGATGCTGGTAAAGGTCAAGGCCACGGGCGCACAGCGTGCCGAGATCAAGCGCACCACCGATATCTATCGGGGGCAGATCGTCGATGTCAGCAGCAGCGTCTATACCGTCCAACTGACTGGCGCCAGCGACAAGCTTGACAGCTTCATTCAGGCAATCGGTACCGCGTCCATTCTCGAAACAGTGCGCAGTGGCGTCACCGGCATTGCCCGTGGCGACAAAGTGCTCAGCATCTAA
- a CDS encoding acetolactate synthase 3 large subunit, whose amino-acid sequence MELLSGAEMVVRFLRDEGVKHIYGYPGGALLHVYDALFKEPEVNHILVRHEQAATHMADGYARATGKAGVVLVTSGPGATNAITGIATAYMDSIPMVILSGQVPSTMVGTDAFQETDMIGISRPIVKHSFMIKHASEIPEVLKKAFYLAQSGRPGPVVVDIPKDMTNPAEKFEYVYPKKVKMRSYSPAVRGHSGQIRKAAEMLLAAKRPVVYAGGGVILGGGSEALTEIAQMLNLPVTNTLMGLGGYPGTDRQFLGMLGMHGSYTANLAMHHADVIFAVGARFDDRVVNGPAKFCPNAKVIHIDIDPASISKTIKADVPIVGPVDSVLTEMVATLREIGEQPEKAAIDAWWKQIEEWRGDRDMFPYDKGDGSVIKPQTVIETLCEVTKGDAFVTSDVGQHQMFAAQYYRFNKPNRWINSGGLGTMGFGFPAAMGVKLNFPDQDVACVTGEGSIQMNIQELSTCLQYDLPVKIVNLNNGVLGMVRQWQDMAYNSRHSHSYMESLPDFVKLAEAYGHVGIRITSLKDLKPKLEEAFAMKDRLVFIDIQVDNSEHVYPMQIKDGSMRDMWLSKTERT is encoded by the coding sequence GTGGAGCTTTTATCTGGCGCTGAGATGGTCGTCCGCTTTTTGCGTGACGAAGGCGTTAAGCACATCTACGGGTACCCTGGTGGTGCTCTCCTGCATGTTTACGATGCCCTGTTCAAAGAACCGGAAGTCAATCACATCCTGGTTCGTCACGAGCAGGCCGCTACCCATATGGCGGACGGTTATGCCCGTGCCACCGGCAAAGCCGGCGTGGTACTGGTGACCTCGGGTCCTGGTGCGACCAATGCCATTACCGGTATTGCCACCGCCTACATGGACTCCATTCCGATGGTTATCCTCTCTGGCCAGGTGCCTAGCACCATGGTCGGTACCGATGCCTTCCAGGAAACCGACATGATCGGTATCTCCCGGCCGATCGTGAAGCACAGCTTCATGATCAAGCATGCATCGGAAATCCCGGAAGTCCTGAAAAAAGCTTTCTATCTGGCTCAGTCCGGCCGTCCAGGCCCGGTCGTGGTCGATATCCCGAAAGACATGACCAACCCGGCGGAAAAGTTTGAATACGTCTACCCCAAAAAGGTCAAGATGCGTTCCTACAGCCCGGCCGTTCGTGGTCATTCGGGACAGATCCGCAAGGCTGCCGAAATGCTGCTGGCCGCCAAGCGTCCAGTGGTCTATGCCGGTGGTGGCGTGATCCTCGGTGGCGGCTCCGAAGCCTTGACCGAAATCGCCCAGATGCTCAACCTGCCGGTCACCAACACCCTGATGGGGTTGGGCGGCTATCCGGGTACCGATCGCCAGTTCCTCGGCATGCTCGGCATGCACGGCAGCTACACCGCCAACCTGGCCATGCACCATGCTGACGTGATTTTCGCTGTCGGTGCGCGTTTTGATGATCGCGTGGTCAACGGTCCGGCCAAGTTCTGCCCGAACGCCAAAGTTATCCACATCGACATCGACCCTGCCTCGATCTCCAAGACCATCAAGGCTGACGTACCGATTGTTGGTCCGGTCGACAGCGTCTTGACCGAAATGGTCGCGACCTTGCGCGAAATCGGCGAGCAGCCAGAAAAGGCCGCTATCGACGCGTGGTGGAAGCAGATCGAAGAGTGGCGTGGTGATCGCGACATGTTCCCTTATGACAAGGGCGATGGCAGCGTAATCAAGCCGCAGACGGTGATCGAAACCCTGTGTGAAGTGACCAAGGGCGATGCCTTTGTCACCTCCGACGTGGGCCAGCACCAGATGTTCGCCGCGCAGTACTACCGCTTCAACAAGCCTAATCGCTGGATCAACTCTGGCGGCCTGGGCACCATGGGCTTCGGTTTCCCGGCGGCCATGGGCGTCAAGCTGAACTTCCCGGACCAGGACGTTGCCTGCGTTACCGGCGAGGGCAGTATCCAGATGAACATTCAGGAACTGTCGACCTGCCTGCAGTACGATCTGCCGGTCAAGATCGTCAACCTGAACAACGGTGTATTGGGTATGGTCCGCCAGTGGCAGGACATGGCCTACAACAGCCGTCACTCGCACTCCTATATGGAGTCGCTGCCTGACTTCGTCAAACTGGCTGAAGCCTATGGCCATGTGGGCATTCGCATCACCAGTCTGAAGGACCTCAAGCCCAAGCTCGAGGAAGCGTTCGCCATGAAAGACCGCCTGGTGTTCATCGACATCCAGGTCGACAACAGCGAGCACGTCTACCCGATGCAGATCAAAGACGGTTCCATGCGCGACATGTGGCTGAGCAAGACGGAGCGTACCTAA
- a CDS encoding YqcC family protein — MDSRILDIADHLLLIEHELHAQGWWSDVAPTAQALASTVPFAVDSMSFDQWLQWIFLPKMKEILEKGLPLPNASGILVMAETVYVDRPDESRELRRLLAEFDQLISPSA, encoded by the coding sequence ATGGACTCGCGCATTCTGGATATCGCCGATCACTTGCTGTTGATCGAGCACGAGCTACATGCCCAGGGCTGGTGGAGTGACGTCGCCCCCACTGCCCAGGCGTTGGCGAGCACCGTGCCGTTTGCTGTCGACAGCATGAGCTTCGATCAGTGGTTGCAGTGGATTTTCCTGCCGAAAATGAAAGAGATTCTCGAAAAGGGGCTGCCGCTGCCAAATGCATCCGGCATCCTGGTCATGGCTGAAACGGTATACGTAGACCGCCCTGACGAAAGTCGCGAGCTGCGCAGGCTACTAGCAGAATTTGATCAATTGATCAGTCCATCTGCCTGA
- a CDS encoding tetratricopeptide repeat protein: MNKWLIPAFTALALLNGCANVQRGSIPVVDSSTRVSNGERVSATRGAPVNAGTRQAQAVPQDSGVTVMVPQGAGAAPIQTFPASTAPAPISTGPITPGPVSSAPYNSGSVNAGSYTMPSTAPSAPSGIPRSGVTSGGLSADEQLDGPVLALLTTAQQQQGSGDYNGASSSLERAQRIAPREPQVLYRLAQVRLAQGDAAQSEQLARRALTYANGRPDLQAGLWNIIAQSREKQGDSAGAALARQKAQVNL; the protein is encoded by the coding sequence GTGAACAAGTGGTTGATACCTGCCTTTACGGCACTGGCTTTGCTTAACGGTTGCGCCAACGTACAACGCGGCTCGATTCCTGTGGTCGACTCGAGCACGCGAGTGTCCAACGGTGAACGGGTTTCAGCTACGCGTGGCGCTCCTGTCAATGCCGGCACCCGTCAGGCACAGGCTGTGCCCCAGGACTCCGGTGTGACTGTAATGGTCCCGCAAGGGGCGGGCGCAGCGCCGATCCAGACGTTCCCGGCCTCGACGGCGCCTGCACCGATCTCGACCGGTCCGATTACACCTGGGCCCGTGAGTTCGGCGCCGTACAACAGCGGTTCGGTGAATGCGGGCAGTTACACCATGCCTAGCACTGCGCCCAGCGCTCCGAGCGGTATTCCGCGCAGCGGCGTAACCAGCGGTGGCTTGTCGGCTGACGAGCAACTCGATGGCCCGGTGCTGGCACTGCTGACCACTGCCCAGCAACAGCAGGGTAGTGGTGACTACAACGGCGCCTCGTCGAGCCTGGAGCGCGCCCAGCGCATCGCGCCTCGCGAGCCGCAGGTGCTCTATCGCCTGGCTCAGGTGCGCCTGGCCCAAGGGGATGCGGCCCAGTCGGAGCAACTGGCCCGCCGTGCGCTGACCTACGCCAATGGTCGTCCGGACCTGCAAGCGGGGTTGTGGAACATCATCGCCCAGTCACGCGAGAAGCAGGGTGACTCGGCTGGCGCGGCGCTGGCGCGGCAGAAAGCCCAGGTCAATCTGTAA
- the mrcB gene encoding penicillin-binding protein 1B, translating into MTRTRSPRTPKKRPSGRSGAWLGWAIKLSLVGLVVLAGFAIYLDAVVQEKFSGKRWTIPAKVYARPLELFVGQKLSKSDFLIELDALGYRRESVANGPGAAAVSGNTVDLNTRGFQFYEGMEQAQAVRVRFSGDYVAGLSGANGSKLDVVRLEPLLIGGLYPKNLEDRILIKLDQVPPYLLETLVAVEDRDFYSHFGVSPKSIARAVWVNTSSGAMRQGGSTLTQQLVKNFYLTNERSLSRKLTEAMMALLLELHYDKREILEAYLNEVFVGQDGQRAVHGFGLASQFFFSQPLSELKLHQVALLVGMVKGPSYYNPRRYPERATVRRNLVLDLLAEQGVATPEAVAAAKKMPLGVTKRGSLADSSFPGFLDLVKRQLRQDYRDEDLTEEGLRIFTSFDPILQMKSEAAMSETFKRLAGRKGSDEVEAAMVVTNPETGEVQALIGSRQAGFAGFNRAIDAVRPIGSLVKPAVYLTALEKPSKYTLTTWMQDEPFSVKGGDGQVWRPQNYDRRSHGTIYLYQGLANSYNLSTAKLGLELGVPNVLKTIGRLGVNVDWPAFPSMLLGAGGMSPMQVATMYQTLANGGFNTPMRGIRSVLTAEGEPLKRYPFQIQQTFDPGAIYLVQNAMQRVMREGTGRSVYSVLPSSLTLAGKTGTSNDSRDSWFAGFSQDLLAVVWLGRDDNGKTPFTGATGALQVWTSFMRKADPLPLDMPLPDNVVQAWVDPHTGQGSDASCPGAVQMPYIRGSEPPAGAACGGTQDPAESVMDWVKGWMN; encoded by the coding sequence ATGACTCGTACCCGATCCCCCCGTACCCCGAAAAAACGCCCGTCTGGCCGCTCTGGCGCCTGGCTGGGCTGGGCCATCAAGCTCAGCCTGGTTGGCCTTGTGGTGCTGGCCGGCTTTGCCATTTATCTCGACGCTGTGGTCCAGGAGAAGTTCTCCGGCAAGCGCTGGACCATCCCGGCCAAGGTATATGCCCGGCCGCTGGAGCTGTTCGTCGGACAGAAGCTGAGCAAGAGCGATTTTCTCATTGAGCTCGATGCCCTGGGTTATCGCCGCGAAAGCGTCGCCAATGGCCCGGGTGCCGCTGCCGTCAGTGGCAACACCGTTGACCTGAACACCCGTGGCTTCCAGTTCTATGAAGGCATGGAGCAGGCGCAAGCGGTGCGCGTGCGTTTCTCCGGCGACTATGTGGCGGGCCTGAGCGGTGCCAACGGGTCCAAGCTTGATGTGGTGCGGCTTGAACCGTTGCTGATCGGCGGCCTGTACCCCAAGAACCTCGAAGACCGGATTCTGATCAAACTCGACCAGGTGCCGCCGTACCTGCTCGAAACCCTGGTCGCCGTGGAAGACCGCGATTTCTACAGCCACTTTGGCGTATCGCCCAAGTCCATCGCCCGTGCGGTCTGGGTCAACACCTCGTCGGGTGCGATGCGCCAGGGCGGCAGTACCCTGACGCAACAATTGGTCAAGAACTTCTACCTGACCAACGAGCGCAGCCTCAGTCGCAAGCTCACCGAAGCCATGATGGCGTTGTTGCTGGAGCTGCACTACGACAAGCGGGAAATTCTCGAGGCCTACCTCAACGAGGTATTCGTCGGTCAGGACGGTCAGCGCGCGGTGCATGGTTTCGGCCTGGCCAGCCAGTTCTTCTTCAGCCAGCCACTGTCTGAATTGAAGCTGCATCAGGTCGCGTTGCTGGTGGGAATGGTCAAGGGCCCGTCCTACTACAACCCGCGTCGTTACCCGGAACGCGCCACCGTGCGGCGTAACCTGGTGCTCGACCTGCTGGCCGAGCAGGGCGTGGCCACACCAGAGGCCGTCGCCGCAGCGAAGAAAATGCCGCTGGGTGTGACCAAGCGTGGCAGTCTGGCCGACAGCTCCTTCCCAGGGTTCCTCGACCTGGTGAAGCGTCAGCTGCGCCAGGACTACCGCGATGAAGACTTGACCGAAGAAGGCCTGCGCATCTTCACCAGTTTCGATCCGATCCTGCAGATGAAGTCTGAAGCGGCGATGTCCGAGACGTTCAAGCGCCTTGCCGGACGCAAGGGTTCCGACGAAGTCGAAGCGGCGATGGTAGTCACCAATCCGGAAACCGGTGAAGTGCAGGCGCTGATCGGCAGTCGTCAGGCGGGCTTTGCCGGGTTCAACCGGGCCATTGATGCAGTGCGGCCGATAGGCTCGCTGGTCAAGCCGGCGGTCTACCTGACCGCCCTTGAAAAGCCGAGCAAATACACCCTGACCACCTGGATGCAGGATGAGCCGTTTTCGGTGAAAGGCGGCGACGGCCAGGTCTGGCGGCCACAGAACTATGATCGCCGCTCTCACGGCACCATTTATCTGTACCAGGGCCTGGCCAACTCCTACAACTTGTCGACGGCCAAGCTGGGCCTGGAACTGGGCGTGCCGAATGTGCTCAAAACTATTGGGCGACTGGGTGTGAACGTCGATTGGCCGGCATTCCCGTCGATGCTGCTGGGTGCTGGCGGCATGTCGCCGATGCAGGTTGCGACCATGTACCAGACGCTGGCCAATGGCGGCTTCAATACACCGATGCGCGGCATCCGCAGTGTGCTGACAGCCGAGGGCGAGCCGCTCAAGCGTTATCCGTTCCAGATCCAGCAGACCTTCGATCCGGGGGCTATCTATCTGGTGCAGAACGCCATGCAGCGGGTGATGCGCGAAGGTACCGGGCGTTCTGTCTACAGCGTGCTGCCAAGCTCCCTGACCCTGGCGGGCAAGACCGGTACCAGTAACGACTCTCGCGACAGCTGGTTCGCCGGCTTCAGCCAGGACTTGCTGGCCGTGGTCTGGTTGGGACGTGACGATAACGGCAAGACACCTTTCACGGGTGCCACGGGCGCCCTGCAGGTCTGGACCAGTTTCATGCGCAAGGCTGATCCGCTACCTCTGGACATGCCATTGCCGGACAACGTGGTCCAGGCCTGGGTCGATCCACATACCGGGCAAGGCTCCGATGCCAGTTGCCCGGGTGCAGTACAGATGCCGTATATTCGCGGCAGTGAGCCCCCTGCGGGCGCTGCCTGCGGCGGCACGCAGGATCCTGCCGAGTCCGTGATGGACTGGGTCAAGGGCTGGATGAATTAA